A window of Streptomyces marispadix contains these coding sequences:
- a CDS encoding SCO4848 family membrane protein, protein MSQSPGASSPGRPLQLSRRVSWFLFAFGVWSWFIWITFVKNLWGDGSGLAFDDHGDPTGYFWVHLLLAIVSFLLGTAIGVIGLRGLKALRGRPGE, encoded by the coding sequence ATGAGTCAGTCTCCGGGTGCGTCCTCTCCAGGGCGGCCCCTCCAACTGAGCCGTCGCGTGTCCTGGTTCCTGTTCGCCTTCGGGGTCTGGTCGTGGTTCATCTGGATCACGTTCGTCAAGAACCTGTGGGGCGACGGCAGCGGGCTCGCCTTCGACGATCACGGCGACCCGACCGGCTACTTCTGGGTCCATCTGCTGCTGGCGATCGTGTCGTTCCTGCTGGGCACCGCCATCGGCGTCATCGGGCTCCGGGGGCTGAAGGCGCTCCGGGGCAGACCCGGAGAGTAG
- a CDS encoding D-alanyl-D-alanine carboxypeptidase family protein produces MPTSSLRAVRTSATAAAAVSLALIVPASLSGTAHAASPVKDPEPPSRMSTVGGKPLGSPGTQMKAKPGQKPPELPKDLTARSWIVSDAESGEVLASHNAHWKLPPASTLKMLFADTVLPKFPKTKTHKVKASDLEGMGEGSSLVGVKEDQTYSVRDLWRGVFLRSGNDAVHVLAAMNGGKDKTVREMNEVAEKLHAEDTNVVSPDGYDKKGQVSSAYDLTLFARSGMQKADFREYASTARAEFPGEEKKGKKRETYEIQNTNRLLTGDFGLDPYPGIAGVKNGSTTNAGATFTGVAQHGDRVLLVTCMHPDGGQGGLEVYKETAKLFDWGFKAAGKVKPVGELVAPAGAGESGKSGDAADRKKGAGQAAAGSGDDEGSGGAGVALGITGACLVLVAVVAYAVHRRWPIPDLARLRRLPFGQGPGTGPDAGGAVSGRDAKASEPAGSGPGPESGSSSGSGQEPEAGTDPVGARKPD; encoded by the coding sequence GTGCCGACTTCCTCACTTCGCGCCGTCCGGACGTCCGCGACAGCCGCAGCCGCCGTGTCCCTCGCACTCATCGTCCCCGCATCGCTCAGCGGCACAGCACACGCCGCGTCGCCGGTGAAGGACCCCGAGCCGCCCTCCCGCATGTCGACGGTCGGCGGGAAACCGCTCGGCTCACCCGGTACGCAGATGAAGGCGAAGCCGGGCCAGAAGCCGCCGGAACTTCCGAAGGACCTCACCGCACGCTCCTGGATCGTCTCCGACGCCGAGTCGGGCGAGGTGCTGGCCTCGCACAACGCGCACTGGAAGCTCCCCCCGGCCAGCACCCTGAAGATGCTCTTCGCCGACACCGTGCTGCCGAAGTTCCCGAAGACCAAGACGCACAAGGTCAAGGCGTCCGACCTGGAGGGGATGGGCGAGGGCAGCAGCCTCGTCGGCGTGAAGGAGGACCAGACCTACAGCGTGCGCGATCTGTGGCGCGGAGTCTTCCTGCGCTCCGGCAACGACGCGGTGCACGTCCTCGCCGCCATGAACGGCGGCAAGGACAAGACCGTGAGGGAGATGAACGAGGTAGCGGAGAAGCTGCACGCCGAGGACACCAACGTCGTCAGCCCCGACGGCTACGACAAGAAGGGCCAGGTCTCCTCCGCGTACGACCTGACGCTCTTCGCACGCTCCGGCATGCAGAAGGCCGACTTCCGCGAGTACGCCTCGACGGCACGCGCCGAGTTCCCCGGTGAGGAGAAGAAGGGGAAGAAGCGCGAGACGTACGAGATCCAGAACACCAACCGGCTGCTGACCGGGGACTTCGGGCTCGACCCGTACCCGGGCATCGCCGGGGTGAAGAACGGCTCGACCACGAACGCGGGGGCCACCTTCACAGGCGTCGCACAGCACGGCGACCGCGTGCTGCTGGTGACCTGCATGCACCCCGACGGCGGTCAGGGCGGGCTCGAGGTCTACAAGGAGACCGCCAAGCTCTTCGACTGGGGCTTCAAGGCCGCCGGCAAGGTCAAGCCCGTCGGCGAACTCGTGGCACCGGCAGGCGCGGGCGAGTCCGGCAAGTCCGGCGACGCGGCCGACCGCAAGAAGGGCGCCGGGCAGGCCGCCGCCGGCAGCGGCGACGACGAGGGCTCCGGCGGAGCGGGTGTTGCTCTCGGCATCACCGGCGCCTGTCTGGTGCTGGTGGCCGTCGTGGCCTACGCGGTGCACCGCCGGTGGCCGATCCCGGATCTGGCACGGCTGCGCCGCCTGCCGTTCGGCCAGGGCCCCGGGACCGGTCCGGATGCGGGCGGCGCGGTGTCCGGCCGGGACGCGAAGGCGTCGGAGCCTGCCGGCTCCGGGCCGGGCCCCGAGTCCGGTTCTTCGTCCGGGTCCGGTCAGGAGCCGGAGGCCGGCACGGACCCCGTGGGCGCCCGCAAGCCCGACTGA